A region from the Desulfoglaeba alkanexedens ALDC genome encodes:
- a CDS encoding radical SAM protein has protein sequence MGLRVHEIFRSIQGESTRAGWPCVFVRLTGCNLRCTYCDTRYAYDRGEDMAVEDILERIAAWNCNLVEITGGEPLIQEETPVLAARLLERGKTVLLETNGSRNIGEVDERCVRIVDFKCPSSGESSANDYGNLERLSPRDEVKLVVADRSDYEFARDLYHRIRRRGVTSPVHFSPVFGILAPSRLAGWILSDGLQVRLNLQLHKFIWDPDARGV, from the coding sequence TTGGGGCTTCGCGTCCATGAAATCTTCCGCAGCATTCAGGGTGAATCGACCCGAGCCGGATGGCCCTGCGTGTTCGTTCGGCTCACCGGCTGCAACCTGCGCTGCACCTACTGCGACACCCGCTACGCCTACGACCGGGGCGAGGACATGGCCGTCGAAGACATCCTGGAACGCATCGCCGCCTGGAACTGCAACCTGGTGGAAATCACCGGGGGCGAACCGCTGATCCAGGAAGAAACCCCGGTTCTCGCGGCCCGCCTCCTGGAACGGGGTAAGACGGTGCTGCTTGAAACCAACGGGAGCCGGAACATCGGGGAAGTGGACGAGCGCTGCGTGAGGATCGTGGACTTCAAGTGCCCTTCCAGCGGAGAATCCTCCGCCAACGATTACGGAAACCTGGAACGCCTTTCGCCCCGGGACGAAGTGAAGCTGGTGGTGGCCGACCGATCCGACTACGAGTTCGCCCGCGACCTCTACCACCGGATACGGCGGCGGGGAGTGACTTCGCCGGTTCACTTCTCGCCCGTTTTCGGGATCCTGGCGCCTTCCCGGCTGGCGGGTTGGATCCTTTCCGACGGGCTGCAAGTCCGCCTCAACCTGCAGCTCCATAAATTCATCTGGGACCCGGATGCCCGCGGCGTATGA
- the queD gene encoding 6-carboxytetrahydropterin synthase QueD, which translates to MPACFEVYVETHFSAAHRLKGYPGDCARLHGHNWMVEVTVRCTQLDALGIGIDFRDVRTALKEAVADLDHQDLGEIPAFRAQNPTSENIARYLYRELSSKLDDASRRVSKVKVCETPGAGALYWEE; encoded by the coding sequence ATGCCGGCATGCTTTGAAGTGTATGTTGAGACTCATTTCTCGGCGGCTCATCGCCTGAAAGGCTATCCGGGCGACTGCGCCCGTCTCCACGGCCACAACTGGATGGTGGAAGTCACCGTTCGGTGCACGCAACTCGACGCGCTCGGAATCGGGATCGATTTCCGGGACGTCCGGACCGCCCTCAAGGAAGCGGTGGCGGACTTGGACCATCAGGACCTGGGCGAGATCCCCGCCTTTCGTGCGCAAAACCCCACGTCGGAAAACATCGCCCGGTACCTGTATCGCGAACTTTCCAGCAAACTCGACGACGCTTCACGAAGAGTCTCCAAGGTGAAGGTCTGCGAAACGCCCGGAGCCGGCGCCTTGTATTGGGAGGAATGA
- a CDS encoding PilZ domain-containing protein: MSKIKKIPVGADGEALVHCDACGRTKKISGVHETYAGKSVRVKCSCGAVFQVLFERRRYYRKDVNLPGTYARVEVPGWEREMFVEDLSLGGLSFRTVEPHSLRDGDIVKVRFRLNDTHGTWIHKSVVVRSVRDRTVGAEFVNDGPPDRALGFYLLA; this comes from the coding sequence TTGAGCAAAATCAAAAAAATCCCAGTGGGAGCGGACGGCGAGGCGCTGGTTCACTGTGATGCCTGCGGAAGAACCAAGAAGATTTCCGGGGTTCACGAAACCTATGCCGGAAAAAGCGTCCGGGTTAAGTGCTCGTGCGGGGCGGTTTTCCAGGTGCTCTTCGAAAGACGCAGGTATTACCGCAAAGATGTGAACCTCCCTGGTACCTATGCTCGAGTGGAAGTCCCCGGCTGGGAGCGAGAGATGTTCGTGGAGGACCTGTCGCTGGGCGGTTTGAGTTTCCGCACGGTGGAGCCGCATTCCCTCAGAGATGGGGATATCGTGAAGGTGAGGTTTCGCCTTAACGATACCCACGGTACCTGGATCCACAAATCGGTGGTGGTGCGGAGCGTTCGGGACCGAACCGTTGGGGCGGAGTTTGTGAACGACGGCCCCCCGGATCGCGCCCTGGGCTTCTACCTTCTCGCCTGA
- the selA gene encoding L-seryl-tRNA(Sec) selenium transferase, whose protein sequence is MEPSLQDLLRKLPSVDELLKTEPIREALTHYPRTLVVQAVRSVLEAGRDRIIQDPESAAPVTLDVPVLVQQALSRMEDLNRFTLQPVVNATGIVIHTNLGRSLLAEEAVQRLQILCRSYNNLEYDLERGRRGSRYVHAEALLCELTGAEAALVVNNNAAAVFLVLNTLAKNREVIVSRGQLVEIGGSFRIPDVMTSSGAVLKEVGCTNRTHLRDYEAAVTDATALLMKVHCSNYRVVGFTAEVSLEELVALGRRFGLPVVEDLGSGSLVDLSPFGLRKEPTAQETVRAGADAVTFSGDKLLGGPQAGIILGREEIVRRCRQNPITRALRVDKMTLAALESTLRLYRDERRAFERIPTLEMIALQLDTLQQRAEALAGLVREVDAAGRLSVSVEKNASQVGGGSLPAQDLPTWAVSVVMKDLGASALERALRRNEPPVIGRIESDRLLLDVRTLRPEDSGIIRDAFAKILRKDAEH, encoded by the coding sequence ATGGAGCCGTCTCTCCAGGATCTGCTTCGGAAACTGCCGAGCGTGGACGAACTGCTCAAGACCGAACCCATCCGCGAAGCCCTCACGCACTACCCCAGAACACTGGTGGTCCAGGCCGTCCGATCCGTTCTGGAAGCCGGGCGCGATCGCATCATCCAGGATCCCGAAAGCGCCGCCCCAGTGACCCTGGACGTCCCGGTCCTGGTGCAACAAGCGTTGAGCCGGATGGAGGATCTGAACCGCTTCACGCTCCAACCCGTGGTGAACGCCACAGGCATCGTGATCCACACCAACCTGGGCCGATCCCTCCTCGCGGAAGAAGCCGTTCAGCGCCTCCAAATCCTCTGCCGATCCTACAACAACCTGGAATACGATCTGGAGCGGGGAAGGCGCGGTTCCCGCTACGTGCATGCCGAAGCCCTGCTCTGCGAACTAACGGGCGCCGAAGCCGCACTCGTCGTGAACAACAACGCCGCGGCCGTCTTCCTGGTCCTGAATACCCTGGCGAAGAACCGGGAAGTGATCGTCTCCCGCGGCCAATTGGTGGAAATCGGCGGGTCGTTTCGAATTCCGGATGTCATGACCTCGAGCGGCGCAGTTCTGAAGGAGGTTGGTTGCACCAACCGGACCCACCTGAGAGACTACGAAGCGGCCGTCACCGACGCCACGGCGCTCCTCATGAAGGTCCACTGCAGCAACTACCGGGTCGTGGGCTTCACGGCGGAAGTTTCCCTGGAGGAACTGGTGGCGCTGGGTCGCCGGTTTGGACTTCCGGTGGTGGAAGATTTGGGAAGCGGCTCACTGGTTGACCTTTCACCCTTCGGCCTACGAAAGGAACCCACGGCCCAGGAAACCGTGCGGGCGGGGGCCGACGCGGTCACCTTCAGCGGGGACAAGCTCCTGGGCGGCCCCCAGGCCGGAATCATCCTCGGCCGCGAAGAAATCGTACGCCGGTGCCGGCAAAACCCCATCACCCGCGCCCTTCGCGTGGACAAGATGACGCTGGCCGCCCTGGAAAGCACCCTTCGCCTCTACCGGGACGAACGCCGGGCCTTCGAACGCATCCCCACGCTCGAAATGATCGCCCTCCAATTGGACACACTTCAGCAACGTGCTGAAGCATTGGCCGGCTTGGTCCGTGAAGTGGACGCAGCCGGGCGGCTGAGTGTTTCGGTGGAAAAGAACGCCTCCCAGGTGGGCGGCGGATCGCTTCCCGCCCAGGATCTCCCCACCTGGGCGGTTTCGGTCGTCATGAAAGACCTCGGCGCTTCCGCCCTGGAACGAGCGCTCCGGCGAAACGAACCGCCGGTCATCGGAAGGATCGAATCGGATCGACTGCTTCTGGACGTGCGCACCCTTCGGCCGGAAGATTCCGGGATCATCCGCGACGCCTTTGCGAAGATCCTCCGAAAAGACGCCGAGCATTGA
- the mfd gene encoding transcription-repair coupling factor produces MEPATETVVRPGRAASDVPSATLEDVRAFLRSSSESLAVSGFPSSAAAYLVSRILDLASRHMVVVTATDREAEQLADEIRFFLGKKRLKPDVPLERRVWTLPSRSGHKAQVLGKAEAIARRMEALYALRNAPRPSVVVTSALALIERVVPPEVLLRHAECRVAGEEIPLEAFRRRLVERGYYNVSLVEEYGDLSLRGGVLDIFAPLYGWPLRLEFFGDQLESIRLFHPSSQRSLATMEDAILLPASEIVLEAAGRERAERALMEDIQRGRLTPAAGSAWLEKLQEGHQLAAFEPVLPVFYGELGSLFDYLDPQSLLVWTDAAALQKEMHEAYQRVLWEWDRSRTEQDWRRPPEELFVEPEMVLERAETVREIRINALSGEGGGGRLNLAVSGQDDLLAAVKSHRSRERLLEPLSQQIKRWQDRDIRTVLVCGQKEQGARLASLLSDYGLEARPQPAAAIRDGFDAGTTAVVVGPLHRGFFWPSEKLSVVSEEEIFGRRRPRRRAKASVAGIFLSSFQDLHAGDFVVHVDHGIGVYKGLMHLQVGGVEGDFLHLEYQDGDRLYVPVDKLQKIQKYLGIEGEDPRVDKLGGKSWEAAKKKARESACRVAEELLKLYAMRQVREGIRFSPPDSLYREFEATFAYEETADQIRAIEEVLEDMCSQKTMDRLICGDVGYGKTEVAIRAAFKAVMDGKQVAMLVPTTVLAEQHYQTFKERFNGFPVRVEVLSRFKTAAQQRQVLDGLKAGAVDVVVGTHRLLQKDVQFRELGLLIIDEEQRFGVKHKERLKQLRVSVDVLTLTATPIPRTLHMALTGIRDLSTIETPPEDRKAVETAVCTYDEFTIREAIHRELQRGGQVFFVHNHVQSILQVANRLRKLVPEARIGVAHGQMKERDLEKVMFEFIGRELDVLVCTTIIESGLDIPAANTIIINRADKMGLAQIYQLRGRVGRSSEQAYAYLLIPGEHLVTRDAQKRLRALMDFSELGSGFKIALNDLQIRGGGAILGAAQSGHISAVGYELYLELLEKTVRQLKGEPVEEEAFDPEITVPVSAFLPEAYVPDTDQRLLAYKRLAGVSEEGDVDDLAREWRDRFGPLPDSAKALALLAKIRLLLQRRRVARLEGDLQTYTLHFLEPIDFEKMSRVLADEKCFARMEGPRKLILEMAGRGALGHLARLKRILQAFGEHGSDIKSIQ; encoded by the coding sequence TTGGAACCTGCAACTGAAACGGTGGTTCGCCCGGGTCGTGCGGCGAGCGACGTCCCATCGGCGACGCTGGAAGACGTTCGTGCTTTTTTGAGGAGTTCATCGGAGTCGCTTGCCGTTTCGGGCTTTCCGAGTTCCGCGGCGGCCTACTTGGTGTCTCGGATCCTCGATCTCGCATCGCGCCACATGGTGGTCGTGACCGCCACAGACCGGGAAGCGGAACAGCTGGCCGACGAAATCCGCTTCTTCCTGGGGAAGAAACGGCTCAAACCCGATGTGCCTCTGGAACGGCGGGTCTGGACACTCCCTTCCCGGTCGGGCCACAAGGCCCAGGTACTTGGAAAAGCCGAAGCCATTGCCCGCCGCATGGAAGCTCTCTATGCCCTGCGGAATGCTCCCCGGCCTTCGGTGGTCGTTACCTCAGCACTCGCCCTCATCGAACGCGTGGTTCCGCCGGAAGTGCTGCTGCGGCACGCGGAATGTCGAGTCGCCGGAGAAGAAATCCCACTGGAAGCCTTTCGCCGCCGGCTGGTGGAACGCGGCTATTACAACGTGTCTCTGGTGGAGGAGTACGGGGATCTGAGCCTTAGAGGCGGAGTGCTCGATATCTTCGCACCGCTCTACGGCTGGCCGCTCCGCCTGGAATTTTTCGGTGACCAACTGGAATCCATCCGGCTGTTTCATCCCAGCAGCCAGAGGTCGCTGGCCACCATGGAGGACGCGATCCTGCTTCCGGCGAGCGAAATCGTGCTGGAGGCGGCCGGGCGGGAACGGGCGGAACGGGCGCTCATGGAAGACATCCAGCGCGGGCGGCTCACCCCGGCGGCCGGCAGCGCCTGGTTGGAAAAGCTCCAGGAGGGCCATCAACTGGCCGCCTTCGAACCGGTCTTGCCCGTATTTTACGGAGAACTGGGGTCGCTCTTCGACTACCTGGACCCTCAAAGCCTGCTCGTTTGGACCGATGCGGCGGCTCTTCAGAAAGAGATGCACGAAGCCTACCAGCGGGTGTTGTGGGAATGGGACCGTAGTCGTACGGAGCAGGACTGGAGAAGGCCGCCTGAAGAGCTGTTTGTGGAGCCGGAAATGGTTCTGGAGCGGGCGGAGACGGTCCGGGAGATCCGGATCAACGCCCTTTCGGGGGAGGGCGGGGGCGGGCGCTTGAACCTGGCCGTGAGCGGTCAGGACGACCTCCTCGCTGCGGTGAAATCCCACCGCAGCCGGGAGCGGCTTCTCGAACCTCTGTCGCAACAAATCAAACGCTGGCAGGACCGGGACATCCGAACGGTCCTGGTCTGCGGCCAGAAGGAACAGGGAGCCCGGCTGGCGTCGCTGCTTTCCGACTATGGCCTGGAGGCCCGGCCGCAGCCTGCCGCCGCCATCCGAGACGGCTTTGATGCCGGAACCACGGCGGTGGTGGTGGGACCCCTGCACAGGGGCTTTTTCTGGCCTTCGGAGAAACTGTCGGTGGTCAGCGAGGAAGAGATTTTCGGCAGGCGGCGGCCCCGGAGGCGGGCCAAGGCGTCGGTGGCCGGGATCTTTCTTAGCTCATTCCAGGATCTTCATGCCGGGGATTTCGTGGTCCATGTGGACCATGGGATCGGCGTGTACAAAGGACTGATGCACCTGCAGGTCGGAGGGGTCGAAGGGGACTTTTTGCACCTGGAATACCAGGACGGTGACCGGCTTTACGTCCCCGTGGACAAGCTTCAGAAGATCCAGAAGTACCTGGGGATCGAAGGCGAAGATCCACGGGTGGACAAGTTGGGGGGTAAGTCCTGGGAGGCGGCCAAGAAGAAGGCCCGGGAGTCGGCCTGCCGGGTGGCCGAAGAATTGCTGAAGCTCTACGCCATGCGACAGGTGAGGGAAGGCATCCGGTTTTCGCCTCCGGACAGCCTGTACCGCGAATTCGAGGCGACCTTTGCGTACGAGGAGACCGCCGACCAGATCCGTGCCATCGAAGAAGTCCTGGAGGACATGTGTTCGCAGAAGACCATGGATCGGCTCATCTGCGGCGATGTGGGTTACGGGAAGACCGAAGTCGCCATCCGGGCGGCCTTCAAAGCGGTGATGGACGGCAAGCAGGTGGCCATGCTGGTTCCCACGACGGTCCTGGCGGAGCAGCATTACCAGACCTTCAAGGAACGGTTCAACGGCTTTCCCGTGCGGGTGGAAGTCCTGAGCCGGTTCAAGACGGCCGCTCAGCAGCGGCAGGTGCTGGACGGGCTGAAAGCCGGTGCGGTGGACGTCGTCGTGGGCACCCACCGGCTGCTGCAGAAGGACGTGCAGTTTCGAGAACTGGGGCTTCTCATCATCGACGAAGAACAGCGCTTCGGCGTGAAGCACAAGGAAAGACTGAAGCAGCTGCGGGTGTCCGTGGACGTGCTGACCCTCACGGCCACCCCCATCCCCAGGACACTCCACATGGCTCTCACCGGCATCCGGGATCTCAGCACCATCGAAACGCCTCCCGAAGACCGCAAGGCCGTGGAAACCGCCGTCTGCACCTACGATGAATTCACCATCCGGGAGGCCATCCACCGGGAACTCCAGCGCGGAGGCCAGGTCTTCTTTGTCCACAACCACGTACAAAGCATCCTCCAGGTGGCGAACCGGCTGCGCAAGCTGGTGCCGGAAGCGCGGATCGGCGTGGCCCACGGTCAGATGAAGGAACGAGACCTGGAAAAGGTGATGTTCGAATTCATCGGCCGAGAACTGGATGTCCTGGTCTGTACCACCATCATCGAATCGGGGTTGGATATTCCGGCGGCCAACACCATCATTATCAACCGAGCGGACAAGATGGGGCTGGCTCAGATCTACCAGCTCAGAGGGCGGGTCGGGCGATCCAGCGAGCAGGCTTACGCCTACCTGCTCATCCCGGGGGAACACCTGGTGACCCGCGACGCCCAGAAACGGCTCCGGGCCCTCATGGATTTCAGCGAACTGGGTTCGGGCTTCAAGATCGCCCTGAACGACCTGCAGATTCGCGGCGGCGGGGCGATTCTCGGCGCCGCCCAATCCGGCCATATTTCGGCCGTGGGCTACGAACTGTACCTGGAACTGCTGGAAAAGACGGTCAGACAGCTCAAGGGCGAACCGGTTGAAGAGGAAGCGTTTGATCCCGAAATCACCGTTCCGGTTTCCGCTTTTCTGCCGGAAGCTTACGTGCCGGACACCGACCAGCGGCTCCTGGCCTACAAGCGCCTGGCCGGGGTTTCGGAGGAAGGCGACGTGGACGACTTGGCCCGGGAATGGCGCGATCGGTTCGGACCGCTTCCCGACAGCGCCAAGGCGCTGGCCCTGCTCGCCAAGATCCGCCTGCTGCTCCAACGCCGCCGGGTCGCCCGGCTGGAAGGAGACCTCCAGACGTACACCCTCCATTTCCTGGAACCGATCGATTTCGAGAAGATGAGCCGAGTCTTGGCGGATGAAAAGTGTTTCGCACGGATGGAAGGCCCCAGGAAGCTGATCCTGGAGATGGCCGGCCGCGGGGCGCTGGGGCACCTGGCAAGGCTGAAAAGGATCTTGCAAGCGTTCGGGGAACATGGTAGTGACATCAAGTCAATTCAGTAA
- a CDS encoding peptidylprolyl isomerase — protein sequence MRERVVFWVMLAGFLLSPLASAAETLDWIVAVVNNDVILNSELEERLDALKKTSPELASLEPKESEAFRREVLQQMIRERLAEQEVKRLQVSVSDAEVTRAIETVKAQNNLTDAQLEYLLSQEGQTMADFRDKVRRDMERSRLIERVVKSKTVITDEQVDQYLAREGIGGEERRRLAVILLPFDGNASPDETEQVKARAEDIRRRALAGEDFARLAREHSKGPAAREGGDIGFISVRDMAPPLERATRDLPPGGISEVVRTPAGFYILKVIEVEREKADPSDANTKERVRRLLFEEEVNRKYEAWIRDLERRAFIEVHLDPPSEGSG from the coding sequence ATGCGTGAACGGGTTGTCTTCTGGGTCATGCTGGCGGGATTCCTGTTGTCGCCGCTTGCCTCGGCCGCGGAAACCCTCGACTGGATCGTGGCGGTGGTCAACAACGACGTGATCCTCAACAGCGAATTGGAAGAACGCCTGGACGCGTTGAAGAAGACGTCGCCTGAACTCGCCTCGCTCGAGCCGAAGGAATCGGAGGCTTTCCGGCGTGAAGTCCTCCAGCAGATGATCCGGGAGCGGCTGGCGGAACAGGAAGTGAAGCGGCTCCAGGTTTCCGTGAGCGATGCCGAGGTAACGCGAGCCATCGAGACCGTCAAGGCTCAGAACAACCTGACGGACGCTCAGTTGGAGTACCTCCTGAGCCAGGAAGGTCAGACCATGGCCGATTTCAGGGACAAGGTCCGGCGGGACATGGAACGGAGCCGTCTCATCGAGCGTGTGGTCAAGTCGAAAACGGTGATCACGGATGAGCAGGTCGATCAGTACCTTGCCCGGGAGGGGATTGGGGGGGAAGAGCGCCGCCGCTTGGCGGTGATCCTTCTGCCGTTCGATGGGAACGCTTCGCCGGATGAGACGGAGCAGGTCAAGGCCCGGGCCGAAGACATCCGCCGCAGGGCCCTGGCCGGGGAAGATTTCGCTCGGCTTGCCCGCGAACATTCGAAGGGCCCGGCGGCCCGTGAGGGTGGGGACATCGGTTTCATCTCGGTTAGGGACATGGCGCCGCCGCTGGAACGCGCCACCCGGGACCTTCCGCCCGGGGGGATTTCGGAAGTGGTCCGGACGCCGGCCGGGTTTTACATCCTGAAGGTGATCGAAGTCGAGCGAGAAAAGGCCGACCCGTCGGATGCGAATACCAAGGAACGGGTCCGGCGGTTGCTCTTCGAGGAGGAAGTGAACCGGAAGTACGAAGCATGGATTCGCGATTTGGAACGTCGGGCGTTCATCGAAGTGCATCTGGATCCGCCGTCCGAGGGATCCGGGTAG
- a CDS encoding helix-turn-helix domain-containing protein encodes MAEESRISMEDIGAYLRNERERQHLTLEAVSEHTRISVKMLSAIENGHFEEIGTALLIRSFLRNYCRALGLDPEPVLEKCGSDIQRYDNPEERLVRHRRRIAGPKTRRSRMPYTMVTIVLLVLAAVAGAVWFPTWKEKVSRFTQPEQPAIYPQQELPADLATREDGTPAEKVEAPAVAPDEEKLSRPDRPESEVPVPAVETVEPETVSPTAEADVEGAEPRLSGDDLVTLEEVRPPLEALDRLARDEGPKALSPTGHRIRLEVVEDAWVQIQVDGVTKESRILKPGEIRQWDVQENVRLWVGNGGGIRVTWDGQELGPLGKRGAVVRVLLPDDIPYLPEAESG; translated from the coding sequence GTGGCGGAAGAATCGCGGATTTCCATGGAAGATATCGGAGCCTATCTCAGAAACGAACGGGAGCGGCAACATCTGACACTCGAAGCGGTGTCCGAGCACACCCGGATCAGCGTCAAGATGCTTAGCGCCATCGAAAACGGGCATTTCGAAGAGATCGGTACGGCGCTGCTCATCCGGAGCTTTCTGAGGAACTACTGCCGGGCTTTGGGGCTGGACCCCGAGCCCGTCTTGGAAAAATGCGGTTCCGATATTCAGCGCTATGACAACCCGGAAGAGCGGCTGGTCCGTCACCGGCGCAGGATCGCCGGGCCCAAGACGCGTCGGAGTCGTATGCCGTACACGATGGTCACCATCGTGTTGCTGGTGTTGGCGGCCGTTGCCGGGGCGGTCTGGTTTCCCACGTGGAAAGAAAAGGTGAGCCGGTTCACTCAACCCGAGCAGCCGGCCATTTACCCGCAGCAGGAGCTGCCGGCGGATCTGGCCACCAGGGAGGACGGCACGCCGGCGGAGAAAGTCGAAGCGCCCGCGGTGGCGCCCGACGAAGAGAAACTTTCCCGACCGGACAGGCCGGAGAGTGAGGTCCCTGTTCCTGCCGTCGAAACGGTCGAACCCGAAACCGTGTCCCCTACCGCTGAGGCGGACGTGGAAGGGGCCGAGCCCCGGCTTTCCGGCGATGACTTAGTGACTCTGGAGGAGGTGCGGCCTCCCCTGGAAGCGCTGGATCGGTTGGCGCGCGACGAAGGCCCAAAGGCGCTCAGCCCGACGGGTCACCGGATAAGGCTGGAAGTCGTGGAAGACGCTTGGGTCCAGATTCAGGTGGATGGTGTGACCAAAGAAAGCCGTATTCTCAAGCCCGGCGAAATCCGACAGTGGGATGTCCAGGAGAATGTCCGCTTGTGGGTGGGTAACGGCGGCGGCATCCGAGTTACCTGGGACGGGCAGGAGCTCGGACCGCTGGGCAAGCGCGGCGCTGTGGTCCGAGTACTTCTCCCCGACGACATTCCCTACCTACCCGAGGCGGAAAGCGGGTGA
- the recO gene encoding DNA repair protein RecO — protein sequence MKIIETEAIVLHATDTGESDRVVTFYTEQAGMVSGMAKGARRSRKRFVNAFEPFSLVRLTLRERRRLAWIEACKLVEAHLVLRNGMDRWAAAALAGEVLRSMVPAGEAQPELFGLFKETLSRLCTERDPLNAVILFLLRFMDLAGYLPDFERCGLCGRAAHEDRSWWWLPGVGAPICSQHPEGERMGLALDLGTVRLIGQVKRLDLLRLWRLRVREDKKRALLSALTRWVESQTHRPLKSVRVLEQLGTGVAFGLGGGSASGGVKDAPLSG from the coding sequence ATGAAAATCATTGAAACGGAAGCCATCGTGCTTCATGCCACGGACACGGGCGAGTCGGACCGTGTGGTGACCTTCTACACGGAACAGGCCGGCATGGTTTCCGGAATGGCCAAAGGCGCGCGGCGAAGCCGAAAACGGTTCGTCAACGCCTTCGAACCTTTCAGCCTGGTGAGGCTGACGCTCCGGGAACGAAGAAGACTCGCCTGGATCGAAGCCTGCAAGCTCGTGGAAGCTCACCTGGTGCTGAGAAACGGCATGGACCGGTGGGCTGCGGCGGCACTGGCCGGGGAAGTGCTGAGAAGCATGGTTCCCGCCGGTGAGGCACAGCCGGAACTGTTCGGACTTTTCAAAGAAACATTGAGTCGATTATGTACGGAGAGGGATCCGCTGAATGCGGTGATCCTTTTCCTGCTGCGTTTCATGGACCTGGCAGGGTACCTTCCGGATTTCGAGCGGTGCGGCCTCTGCGGCCGTGCGGCGCACGAGGACAGGTCCTGGTGGTGGCTTCCGGGCGTTGGAGCTCCGATCTGCTCGCAACACCCGGAGGGCGAAAGGATGGGTTTGGCCCTGGACCTGGGTACGGTGAGGCTCATTGGACAGGTCAAGCGGCTGGACCTGTTGAGACTCTGGCGCCTTCGCGTGCGGGAAGACAAAAAAAGGGCGCTCTTGAGTGCGCTCACCCGCTGGGTGGAATCCCAGACCCACCGGCCTTTGAAGAGCGTGAGGGTTCTGGAGCAATTGGGAACGGGAGTGGCTTTCGGTCTTGGAGGCGGCTCGGCTTCAGGCGGCGTGAAGGACGCGCCGCTTTCGGGCTGA
- a CDS encoding cytochrome c biogenesis protein CcdA has protein sequence MDRLESLAAQDPWLGLVVALVGGILAGFTPCTYPMLPITVAFVGSRAGGKRWRGFLLSAFYVFGMAVIYSALGAAAALTGRLFGTLTMNPWVYLFVGNLCLLFALTLLDVIPLRMPAFLSRFQTRSFSGHDLVTSVFMGGVSALVVSPCTTPILGALLTLVATGRNVLMGMGTLFLFAYGMGSLVILVGTFAGLLTSLPRSGPWMARIQKGFALLMILEAEYFFVKAGEFWI, from the coding sequence ATGGATCGGCTTGAAAGCCTGGCAGCGCAAGATCCGTGGCTGGGGCTGGTGGTCGCCCTGGTGGGTGGTATCCTGGCTGGTTTCACGCCCTGTACGTACCCGATGTTGCCCATCACCGTGGCCTTCGTGGGAAGCCGCGCCGGAGGGAAACGGTGGCGCGGGTTCCTGCTCTCGGCATTTTACGTTTTCGGCATGGCGGTGATTTATTCGGCCTTGGGCGCCGCGGCGGCCCTGACCGGGCGCCTCTTCGGAACCCTCACCATGAATCCCTGGGTTTACCTGTTCGTGGGCAACCTCTGCCTGCTGTTCGCCCTCACCCTGCTGGATGTGATTCCCCTTCGGATGCCGGCGTTCTTGAGCCGGTTTCAGACCCGAAGTTTTTCGGGACACGATCTGGTTACCAGTGTGTTCATGGGCGGGGTTTCGGCTTTGGTGGTGAGTCCCTGCACCACGCCGATCCTGGGTGCGCTGCTCACCCTTGTTGCCACCGGGCGGAATGTGCTAATGGGGATGGGAACGCTTTTCCTCTTCGCCTACGGGATGGGGAGCCTGGTGATCCTTGTGGGCACCTTCGCGGGTCTTCTCACGTCGCTTCCCCGTTCCGGCCCTTGGATGGCGCGCATTCAGAAAGGGTTCGCCCTGCTGATGATTCTGGAGGCGGAATACTTTTTTGTCAAAGCGGGGGAGTTTTGGATATGA
- a CDS encoding TlpA disulfide reductase family protein → MKGFWAKGSLRRNTAAVAALGLLLCAAHDASAEGGSYFSKVMELLGRKDLSVAEDFQLTEVTRGMPVRLNDYRGKRPVLLYFWAIWCPACQSVKKELAEFRRKTPEERLEILAINVGSGDSLDRLERYQKAHPVPFPVLYDDGSRVTESYGVQGIPLFVLVDRNGRIVYRDHTLPDNYVEYLD, encoded by the coding sequence ATGAAGGGATTCTGGGCCAAAGGGAGCCTGCGGCGAAACACGGCCGCGGTCGCGGCGCTGGGATTGCTCCTGTGCGCCGCTCACGACGCATCGGCCGAAGGTGGTTCCTACTTTTCCAAGGTTATGGAACTCCTGGGGCGGAAAGATCTTTCCGTTGCAGAAGACTTCCAATTGACGGAAGTGACCCGGGGCATGCCCGTGAGGCTGAACGACTACCGGGGAAAGCGTCCGGTGCTGCTCTATTTCTGGGCCATCTGGTGTCCCGCCTGCCAGTCGGTGAAGAAGGAACTGGCCGAGTTCAGACGGAAAACCCCGGAAGAGCGCCTGGAGATCCTGGCCATCAACGTGGGTTCAGGCGATTCGCTGGACCGGCTGGAGCGTTATCAGAAAGCGCATCCCGTGCCCTTTCCGGTTTTGTACGACGATGGAAGCCGGGTCACGGAAAGCTACGGCGTTCAAGGAATACCCCTTTTCGTTCTAGTGGACCGAAACGGCCGGATCGTCTACCGGGATCACACACTTCCTGATAATTACGTCGAGTATCTCGACTGA